From Enhydrobacter sp., the proteins below share one genomic window:
- a CDS encoding glycosyltransferase family 4 protein, which yields MGEPLPTDPGRQRLHRSGILAELLAARGVDVVWWTSAFNHFDKTFRCQGTTWSRVDDHLQICCLASRPYLRNVSIARIRANRDIARAFEGAVRGQRAPDVILASYPIPELALSGARYAAAHGIPAVVDVRDLWPDVWHDALPRPLRRFGRLGALPFYWQSRRTLQAFQGICGITDEFVQWGLDRGGRLRGKWDRAFPLAYVDGQYPHSERQEAQKFWTSIFDGRPTARLRLCFFGNIAMERARIDVMLEAVRRLPQRVRDEMRLILCGRGEDFEAVRAAAEGMPQIVLPGWVTGPQIEALAAQSHAGLLPYPSTPDFTRSLPNKAVEYLAYGLPILTSLKGPVSQLIDAEHCGLLYRETDPDDLAHRIEELFDAPARIEQLSTNARRVFRDRFQAAQVYGRFADMLTELASAGRASA from the coding sequence GTGGGCGAGCCGCTGCCGACCGACCCTGGCCGCCAGCGGCTCCATCGCTCCGGCATCTTGGCCGAGCTGCTTGCGGCGCGCGGCGTGGACGTCGTCTGGTGGACGAGCGCGTTCAACCATTTCGACAAGACCTTCCGTTGCCAGGGCACGACATGGAGCCGCGTCGACGATCACCTGCAAATCTGCTGTCTTGCTTCCCGCCCCTACCTCCGAAACGTCTCAATCGCGCGCATCCGTGCCAATCGCGATATCGCCAGGGCGTTCGAGGGGGCCGTCCGGGGCCAGCGGGCACCTGACGTCATTCTCGCCTCCTACCCCATCCCGGAATTGGCACTTTCGGGTGCCCGGTATGCGGCGGCTCACGGCATTCCGGCGGTCGTGGACGTCAGGGATCTTTGGCCGGACGTATGGCATGACGCCCTACCGAGACCGCTGCGGCGATTCGGTCGACTGGGTGCCCTGCCCTTCTACTGGCAATCGCGAAGAACGTTGCAGGCCTTTCAGGGAATCTGCGGCATCACCGACGAGTTCGTGCAGTGGGGACTCGACCGCGGCGGGCGCTTGCGCGGCAAATGGGACCGCGCGTTCCCGCTCGCCTATGTCGACGGCCAGTACCCTCACAGCGAAAGGCAGGAGGCTCAGAAGTTCTGGACATCCATTTTCGATGGCCGACCGACGGCGCGCCTTCGACTGTGCTTCTTCGGCAACATCGCGATGGAGCGCGCACGCATCGATGTCATGCTCGAGGCGGTTCGTCGACTTCCGCAGAGAGTGCGCGACGAGATGCGGTTGATCCTATGCGGCAGAGGCGAGGACTTCGAAGCTGTCCGTGCCGCAGCCGAAGGCATGCCGCAGATCGTCCTTCCAGGCTGGGTTACCGGTCCGCAGATAGAGGCGCTCGCTGCGCAGTCGCATGCTGGGCTCCTCCCCTATCCCAGCACCCCGGACTTCACTCGCTCGCTTCCAAACAAAGCCGTTGAGTATTTGGCATATGGACTACCCATCCTGACCAGCCTCAAAGGGCCGGTGTCGCAGCTCATCGACGCTGAGCACTGCGGATTGCTCTATCGCGAGACCGATCCGGACGACCTCGCCCACAGGATCGAGGAGTTGTTCGACGCACCCGCCCGGATCGAGCAACTGTCGACCAATGCGCGACGCGTCTTTCGCGACCGTTTTCAGGCGGCGCAAGTCTACGGTCGTTTCGCGGATATGCTGACCGAACTCGCCTCAGCCGGCCGCGCCTCGGCATAG
- a CDS encoding class I SAM-dependent methyltransferase, producing the protein MPKRSAGQSAASRQLEGGFRTEAEQQEGGRNAQCFERHPATTESKLNNFPKYVRRQALTRFLSLYELFKLVVPVKGSIVECGVYEGFGLMTWARLSAILEPVNFTRRVYGFDTFAGFPEVGRRDRTKISRSVRKGGLHANSHDELLELAAINDSTRFIGHIPKVQLIKGDATRTIPRFVKDNPHVLVSLLFLDFDLYAPTKAAIDRFLPRMPAGAIIAFDELDNPLWPGETEACIELMQRHRLKIERLPFDPYIGYSRIG; encoded by the coding sequence ATGCCGAAACGATCCGCAGGTCAAAGCGCCGCATCGAGACAGCTCGAAGGGGGCTTCCGAACCGAAGCCGAACAACAGGAGGGCGGCCGCAATGCCCAATGCTTCGAGCGCCATCCAGCAACGACGGAATCGAAGCTGAACAATTTTCCGAAGTACGTTCGTCGTCAGGCTCTTACCCGCTTCCTCTCCCTCTACGAGCTCTTCAAGCTGGTCGTGCCGGTGAAAGGATCGATCGTGGAATGCGGCGTGTACGAGGGCTTTGGCCTCATGACCTGGGCCCGGCTTTCGGCAATCCTGGAGCCGGTGAACTTCACGCGTCGCGTCTATGGCTTCGACACTTTTGCCGGCTTCCCGGAGGTCGGGCGCAGGGACAGGACGAAGATATCTCGCTCAGTGAGAAAGGGCGGCCTTCACGCCAACAGCCACGACGAGTTGCTCGAGCTCGCCGCGATAAACGATTCAACGCGTTTCATCGGGCACATCCCCAAGGTCCAGCTCATCAAGGGGGACGCGACTAGGACGATACCCCGGTTCGTGAAGGATAATCCTCACGTGCTGGTCAGTCTGCTTTTTCTCGATTTCGATCTCTACGCACCGACCAAGGCCGCCATCGATCGCTTTTTGCCCCGCATGCCGGCCGGCGCGATCATCGCCTTCGACGAGCTCGACAACCCGCTATGGCCGGGCGAGACCGAGGCATGCATTGAGTTGATGCAGCGGCATCGCCTCAAGATCGAGAGGCTTCCGTTCGACCCGTATATTGGCTACAGCCGCATTGGATAA
- a CDS encoding DegT/DnrJ/EryC1/StrS family aminotransferase — protein MPFFDFKAVFAEDPDGFTDVFRSTLAEGGIILQKAVDQFEQELAAYLNCRHVVGTSDCTNAMMLGLRAAGLGPEDEVIICSHTFIATAQAVHFAGATPVPVEVGADRMIDPDAIESAVTPRTRAVMVTQLNGRVCDMDRIAAIAGKRGLIVVEDSAQALGATFRGRKAGTFGAFGAFSFYPSKLLGCFGDGGVLTTDDDGIAERVYHMRNHGANRQKQLDRTSTLWATNSRLDNVQAALLSYKLPKFPATVARRRRIARTYHAAFEELPDFGLPPGPDVDGPHFDVFQNYEIDVGDRDGLRAYLQQVGVGTIIQWGGIAIHQLRALGFRQELDRTDRFFARCMLLPMNQYLSDKDVLQVSSSVRAYYGLPPWKDMAAEGEGDWRAGGHAD, from the coding sequence GTGCCGTTCTTTGACTTCAAGGCGGTGTTCGCCGAGGATCCCGACGGCTTCACCGACGTGTTCCGCAGCACTCTCGCGGAAGGCGGGATCATCCTCCAGAAGGCAGTCGACCAATTCGAACAGGAGCTGGCCGCCTATCTCAACTGCCGCCACGTTGTCGGCACGTCCGATTGCACCAATGCGATGATGCTCGGGCTTCGGGCAGCGGGCCTCGGGCCGGAGGACGAGGTGATCATCTGCTCGCACACCTTCATCGCGACGGCCCAGGCGGTTCACTTTGCGGGCGCCACGCCGGTTCCGGTCGAAGTGGGCGCGGACCGCATGATCGACCCCGATGCGATCGAGTCGGCGGTGACGCCGCGTACCCGGGCGGTCATGGTGACGCAGCTCAACGGCCGGGTTTGCGACATGGATCGGATAGCCGCGATCGCCGGCAAGCGCGGTTTGATCGTGGTCGAGGACTCGGCTCAGGCGCTGGGGGCGACGTTCCGCGGCCGAAAGGCGGGCACGTTCGGGGCTTTCGGCGCCTTCAGCTTCTATCCCAGCAAGCTGCTCGGATGCTTCGGCGACGGCGGCGTGCTGACGACAGATGACGACGGCATCGCCGAGCGCGTCTACCACATGCGCAATCATGGCGCTAACCGCCAGAAGCAACTCGACAGGACGTCGACGCTATGGGCCACCAACAGTCGCCTTGACAACGTGCAAGCTGCCCTGCTGAGCTACAAGCTTCCGAAGTTCCCGGCCACTGTCGCCCGCCGGCGCCGGATCGCGCGCACGTATCATGCCGCCTTCGAGGAGCTGCCGGACTTCGGCCTGCCGCCGGGGCCGGATGTCGATGGGCCGCACTTCGACGTCTTCCAGAACTATGAGATCGACGTCGGCGATCGCGACGGACTGCGCGCTTACCTCCAGCAGGTAGGTGTCGGGACGATCATCCAGTGGGGCGGCATCGCCATCCACCAGCTGCGGGCGCTGGGGTTCCGGCAAGAACTGGACCGAACGGACCGGTTCTTTGCCCGGTGCATGCTGCTGCCGATGAACCAATACCTGTCGGACAAGGATGTGCTGCAGGTGTCTTCGTCCGTGCGCGCGTACTACGGGCTGCCGCCGTGGAAGGACATGGCGGCGGAGGGCGAGGGCGACTGGCGCGCCGGCGGGCATGCTGACTAA
- a CDS encoding transketolase, whose product MTSLGGTSHIASVFSMADLLAVLYAQVLRIDPAWPAWPDRDRFVLSKGHAGAGVYAALAERGFFDVSMLDQHGQDGSALSGHVSHKGVPGVELSTGSLGHGLPVSTGMALAAQRAGKRHRVFCLMSDGECDEGSNWEAILFAAHHRLANLVAIVDYNKLQSLAPVKETLDLEPFVDKWRSFNWAVREVDGHDHAAIQRHLESLPVEADRPSCLIAHTVKGKGVSFMENTVLWHYRTARGEEYEAARRELEAGA is encoded by the coding sequence ATGACGAGTCTTGGCGGGACGTCGCATATTGCATCGGTGTTCTCGATGGCCGACCTGCTGGCGGTCCTCTATGCGCAGGTCCTGCGGATCGATCCCGCATGGCCCGCGTGGCCGGACCGCGACCGCTTCGTGCTGTCGAAGGGGCACGCGGGCGCCGGCGTCTACGCCGCCCTCGCCGAGCGCGGTTTCTTCGATGTGTCGATGCTTGACCAGCATGGACAGGACGGCTCGGCGCTGTCGGGGCATGTCTCGCACAAGGGCGTGCCAGGCGTGGAGCTTTCGACCGGCTCGCTGGGGCATGGGCTGCCGGTGTCGACAGGAATGGCCCTGGCAGCCCAGCGCGCCGGCAAGCGGCATCGCGTCTTCTGTCTGATGAGTGACGGGGAATGCGACGAGGGTTCGAACTGGGAGGCCATCCTGTTCGCTGCCCATCATCGGCTGGCCAACCTAGTGGCGATCGTCGACTACAACAAGCTCCAGAGCCTCGCGCCAGTGAAAGAGACGCTGGACCTCGAGCCGTTCGTCGACAAGTGGCGCAGCTTCAACTGGGCGGTGCGCGAGGTCGACGGGCACGACCATGCGGCGATCCAGCGCCACCTGGAAAGCCTTCCGGTCGAGGCGGATCGGCCGAGCTGCCTGATCGCCCATACGGTGAAAGGCAAAGGCGTCTCCTTCATGGAGAACACCGTGCTGTGGCACTACCGTACGGCACGGGGCGAAGAATACGAAGCGGCGCGGCGGGAGTTGGAGGCCGGCGCGTGA
- a CDS encoding sugar transferase has translation MAKALFDRAVAMIGLVVLSPLLVIVCALVWLQDLRSPFYVALRAARGGGSFRMVKIRSMVSHADRIGSNSTSADDPRVTRIGRFVRNWKIDELSQLWNVLKGDMSLVGPRPQVLEEVDTYSDTEKALLTVRPGITDFASIVFADEGAILAGAVDPYQTYVRLIRPWKSRLGLFYVQHRTFLVDLRLIQLTVLRIVAPRRALAGVCRLLEGLGAPEDLVRVAGRNAALDSQGLPGSA, from the coding sequence ATGGCCAAGGCGCTCTTCGACCGCGCGGTGGCGATGATCGGGCTCGTTGTCCTGTCGCCGCTTCTGGTCATCGTCTGTGCGCTGGTCTGGCTGCAGGATCTGCGATCGCCCTTCTATGTCGCTCTCCGCGCGGCTCGCGGCGGCGGCTCGTTTCGAATGGTCAAGATACGGTCCATGGTGTCCCATGCGGACCGGATCGGCAGCAACTCTACGTCCGCTGACGATCCGCGCGTGACGCGCATCGGCCGCTTCGTGCGCAACTGGAAGATCGACGAACTCAGTCAGCTTTGGAACGTACTCAAGGGCGACATGAGCCTGGTCGGACCACGTCCGCAGGTGCTCGAGGAAGTCGACACCTACAGCGACACCGAAAAAGCTCTGCTGACCGTCAGGCCAGGCATTACTGACTTCGCATCGATCGTTTTCGCGGACGAAGGTGCCATTCTCGCGGGTGCCGTCGACCCGTATCAGACCTATGTCCGGTTGATTCGCCCGTGGAAGAGCCGCCTGGGCCTCTTCTACGTCCAGCACCGGACGTTCCTCGTTGACCTGAGGTTGATTCAGCTCACGGTGCTGCGGATCGTCGCTCCCCGTCGAGCCCTGGCCGGTGTTTGCCGTCTGCTGGAGGGCCTTGGGGCACCCGAGGATCTGGTGCGCGTTGCCGGCCGGAATGCGGCTCTCGATTCGCAGGGCCTCCCGGGAAGTGCCTGA
- a CDS encoding polysaccharide biosynthesis protein, translated as MAGIANTKNIRVLVFGYDVAMSVLALLLALWVRHGSLAEMDDRSLFLGGVLPFAAATAVALLVMRTYRTSWRHASTADLTNIFYTVTLAVLVYLPMSFVVTRLDLIPRSSIVMVWMAMFLLMGGSRVAYRLYRERGLFFRRRPMLPHQVPILVVGGGIDADLLLRGLQNSSEYYPVGVLDDAGHGTLRGVPVLGRIADVERVVEGFAEAGDRPRKLVVVDHLLAPATLDRLVEVANRLGLTVARGPDPTQFRPGTSDASELRPISVEDLLGRSQIVLDPEPVRHLVAGKRVLVTGAGGSIGAEIVRQVCAIGPAALCLVDSSEFNLYSIDTEVSEQWPALERIARVVDVRHRPTLEACFASFGPDIVFHAAALKHVPLVEGNPVEGIWTNVIGSRHVCDAAIASRCHALVLVSTDKAVNPTNVMGATKRCAEGYCQALALEQAGRPEGTRVVVVRFGNVLGSTGSVVPLFERQLKAGGPLTVTHPDMERYFMTIREAVQLVLQASALGAARTEMAGRVFVLDMGKPVRIADLARQMIRLAGLRPAHDIQIRYTGLRPGEKLSEELFHESERMEATGTPRLNVASPRALDLARYRAALESLDSLCAAGREGPALELLATLVPEYRSPREVAAQ; from the coding sequence ATGGCAGGTATCGCCAACACAAAAAACATCAGGGTCCTGGTGTTCGGCTACGACGTCGCCATGTCGGTGCTGGCGCTGCTGCTGGCGCTGTGGGTGCGCCATGGCAGCCTGGCCGAGATGGACGACCGCAGCCTGTTCCTCGGCGGCGTGCTGCCGTTCGCCGCCGCGACGGCCGTCGCCTTGCTGGTGATGCGGACCTACCGCACGAGCTGGCGCCACGCCTCGACGGCCGACCTCACCAACATCTTCTACACCGTCACCCTGGCGGTGCTGGTGTACCTTCCGATGAGCTTCGTCGTCACCCGGCTCGATCTCATCCCGCGCAGCTCGATCGTCATGGTGTGGATGGCGATGTTCCTGCTGATGGGCGGCTCGCGCGTCGCCTACCGGCTCTACCGCGAGCGCGGGCTGTTCTTCAGGCGTCGGCCCATGCTGCCGCACCAGGTGCCGATCCTGGTCGTCGGCGGCGGCATCGACGCCGATCTCCTGCTGCGCGGCCTGCAGAACTCGTCGGAGTATTATCCGGTCGGCGTGCTCGACGATGCCGGCCACGGCACGCTGCGCGGCGTGCCGGTGCTCGGCCGCATCGCCGACGTCGAGCGCGTGGTCGAGGGCTTCGCCGAGGCGGGCGATAGGCCACGCAAGCTGGTGGTGGTCGATCACCTGCTGGCCCCGGCGACGCTCGATCGCCTGGTCGAGGTCGCCAACCGGCTCGGGCTCACCGTGGCGCGCGGCCCCGATCCCACCCAGTTCCGTCCGGGCACCAGCGACGCGTCCGAGCTGCGGCCGATCTCGGTCGAGGACCTGCTGGGGCGCTCGCAAATCGTGCTCGATCCCGAGCCGGTCCGCCACCTGGTCGCGGGCAAGCGCGTGCTGGTGACCGGGGCGGGCGGCTCGATCGGCGCGGAGATCGTGCGCCAGGTCTGTGCCATCGGCCCCGCGGCGCTCTGCCTGGTCGATTCGTCGGAGTTCAACCTCTACTCGATCGACACCGAGGTGTCGGAGCAATGGCCGGCGCTCGAGCGCATCGCCCGCGTCGTCGATGTGCGCCATCGCCCGACGCTCGAGGCGTGTTTCGCGTCGTTCGGGCCCGACATCGTGTTCCATGCCGCCGCGCTCAAGCACGTGCCGCTGGTCGAGGGCAATCCGGTCGAGGGCATCTGGACCAACGTCATCGGCTCGCGCCACGTCTGCGACGCCGCCATCGCCTCGCGCTGCCACGCCCTGGTGCTGGTGTCGACCGACAAGGCGGTCAACCCGACCAACGTCATGGGCGCCACCAAGCGCTGCGCCGAGGGCTATTGCCAGGCGCTGGCGCTGGAGCAAGCCGGGCGGCCGGAGGGCACGCGCGTCGTCGTCGTGCGCTTCGGCAACGTGCTGGGCTCGACCGGCTCGGTGGTGCCGCTGTTCGAGCGCCAGCTCAAGGCGGGCGGGCCGCTCACCGTCACCCATCCCGACATGGAGCGCTACTTCATGACCATCCGCGAGGCCGTGCAGCTCGTCCTGCAGGCCTCGGCGCTCGGCGCGGCGCGGACGGAGATGGCGGGCCGCGTCTTCGTGCTCGACATGGGCAAGCCGGTGCGCATCGCCGATCTCGCGCGCCAGATGATCCGCCTGGCCGGGCTGCGTCCCGCCCACGACATCCAGATCCGCTACACCGGCCTGCGCCCCGGCGAGAAGCTCTCCGAGGAATTGTTCCACGAAAGCGAGCGGATGGAGGCAACCGGCACGCCGCGGCTGAACGTGGCCAGCCCGCGCGCGCTGGACCTTGCCCGTTACCGGGCGGCGCTCGAGTCGCTTGACTCTCTTTGCGCCGCCGGCCGCGAGGGGCCGGCGCTGGAGCTGCTGGCGACCCTGGTGCCCGAGTACCGTTCGCCACGCGAGGTTGCTGCGCAGTAG
- a CDS encoding outer membrane beta-barrel protein yields the protein MKSIKRVAFAVALVLGAGVSATDDPAQAQTQAQQAPGSERSPLQRQERDQRGPAAIAAESYDPVGVPVGSFRLFPELELDEVYNDNIYAANSGKTGSFIQLIKPTLDLRSDWNNHMLNVVARGAFGFYSANSTENFQDFSFASDGRIDIQRNWNVYGGASWSRRHEERGTPNAVTSTFPPNKYNQLVANLGYYQAFNRFSVRLDGRMDNYNFVDSGPGPAAGAIFNGDRDRTEFRETLRLGYEFSPGYQVWTRGGLNQRTYSNMIDSLGFTHNSSGWDVVGGVSIDLGGITAIELFAGYMQQNYRDPRYPVVQGPSFGLTGFWNPIRELFIKPFVRRTIEESALTSTSAYFNTAFGVDVDYRVRPNIKVDGHFDYSIADYSVTSGAASRYDQYVVFRASVTYNPTREFFIGPMYQFTNRNSNVAGSGYDQNIVMLRLGARL from the coding sequence ATGAAGTCGATCAAGCGCGTCGCCTTTGCCGTTGCCTTGGTGTTGGGAGCGGGGGTGTCCGCGACGGATGACCCGGCCCAGGCCCAAACCCAGGCGCAACAGGCTCCCGGCTCCGAACGCTCGCCGCTGCAGCGCCAGGAGCGCGACCAGCGCGGCCCGGCGGCAATTGCGGCCGAAAGCTACGATCCGGTCGGCGTGCCGGTCGGTTCGTTCCGCCTGTTCCCGGAGCTCGAGCTGGACGAGGTCTACAACGACAACATCTACGCCGCCAATTCGGGCAAGACCGGCAGTTTCATCCAGCTGATCAAGCCGACGCTCGATCTACGCTCGGATTGGAACAATCACATGCTGAACGTCGTCGCTCGCGGCGCGTTCGGCTTCTACTCGGCCAACTCGACCGAGAATTTCCAGGATTTCTCCTTCGCCAGCGATGGCCGGATCGACATCCAGCGCAACTGGAACGTCTATGGTGGCGCCTCGTGGAGCCGCCGGCACGAGGAGCGCGGCACGCCCAACGCCGTGACCTCGACGTTCCCGCCCAACAAGTACAACCAGCTCGTCGCCAATCTCGGCTACTACCAGGCCTTCAATCGCTTCAGCGTTCGCCTCGACGGCCGCATGGACAACTACAACTTCGTCGACAGTGGCCCCGGCCCGGCCGCGGGCGCCATCTTCAACGGCGATCGCGATCGCACCGAGTTCCGCGAGACGTTGCGCCTGGGTTACGAGTTCAGTCCGGGCTACCAGGTGTGGACCCGCGGCGGCCTCAACCAGCGCACCTATTCCAACATGATCGATTCGCTGGGCTTCACCCACAATTCCAGCGGCTGGGACGTGGTCGGCGGAGTCTCCATCGATCTGGGCGGCATCACCGCGATCGAGCTGTTCGCCGGCTACATGCAGCAGAACTACCGCGACCCGCGCTATCCGGTGGTGCAGGGGCCGTCCTTCGGCCTGACCGGCTTCTGGAACCCGATCCGCGAGCTGTTCATCAAGCCGTTCGTGCGCCGTACCATCGAGGAATCGGCGCTGACAAGCACCTCGGCCTATTTCAATACTGCCTTCGGTGTCGACGTCGATTACCGGGTGCGGCCCAACATCAAGGTGGATGGCCATTTCGACTATTCGATCGCCGACTATTCGGTCACCTCGGGGGCGGCGTCGCGCTACGACCAGTACGTCGTCTTCCGCGCTTCGGTGACCTACAACCCGACGCGCGAGTTCTTCATCGGCCCGATGTACCAGTTCACCAACCGCAACTCCAACGTCGCGGGATCGGGCTACGACCAGAACATTGTCATGCTGCGCCTCGGCGCGCGGCTCTGA
- a CDS encoding polysaccharide export protein produces MALVLALLLAAVGSTALAQGGYRLGAGDKLKVTVFGEEDASGEYEIDATGAISARLIGRVAVKGMTVSEVEQALIDHYRSRGFFRNPRISIELVNLRPFFILGEVEKRGSYPYVNGLTVAQAVAIAGGYTYRASRSRITIQRVGAPKEEPATEDAPVYPGDIVRVPERFF; encoded by the coding sequence ATGGCACTGGTCCTCGCCTTGCTGCTGGCCGCCGTCGGATCGACGGCGTTGGCCCAGGGTGGCTATCGCCTCGGCGCCGGCGACAAGCTCAAGGTGACGGTGTTCGGCGAGGAGGATGCCTCGGGCGAGTACGAGATCGATGCGACGGGCGCCATCTCGGCCCGCTTGATCGGCCGGGTCGCCGTCAAGGGCATGACGGTCTCCGAGGTCGAACAGGCGCTGATCGACCACTACCGCAGCCGTGGCTTCTTCCGCAATCCGCGCATCAGCATCGAACTGGTCAACCTCAGGCCATTCTTCATCCTGGGCGAGGTCGAGAAGCGCGGCTCCTATCCCTACGTCAACGGGCTCACCGTGGCGCAGGCCGTCGCCATCGCCGGGGGCTATACCTATCGCGCCTCGCGCAGCCGCATCACCATCCAGCGGGTGGGGGCGCCGAAGGAGGAACCGGCCACCGAGGATGCGCCGGTCTATCCCGGCGACATCGTCCGCGTTCCCGAACGCTTTTTCTAG
- a CDS encoding polysaccharide biosynthesis tyrosine autokinase: protein MAPDTTLPPSSPSRASMAAGADPSAREPRGPVLAGTRTDVREMLRMLNRRKWHLTGVTALVCALAALVLLQITPQYRATALVMLDTRKAKVTNTADVLSGLSVDVAAVQTEIEVLRSATLLGHVVDKLRLDLDREYGAAPPGTLSLVTGQVRALYDGLVGAPASPNRVQSEDNTPRARAIAALTRKVQIATRGRSYVISVSLDSAEAAKARRIVDAIADFYLVDQLQAKLDANRRATEFFNERLDELRRNVEASERAIANFRERHGLTIGKEATVTSQSLSELNSQLIQARAQRADRESRLIALEQAARDPRTLGGVTEVLANPLVGSLRAQEAEVARRIGDLNQRYGDSHPRLLQARAEQGQIQARIGAEVAKIISSVRGDAEAARAKVKELEEQVAQLERQAGGLGQHEVELRQLEREAQSTRSVYEDFLKRSKELREQQDIQQPDARILSAAVVPPGIVYPRYALTMALALAVGLVLGVALIALMERLDGGFRTGEQIERLTGRPLIGMIPALSRLTLGKLLPAAFAIDKPSSAYAESLRSAYTAITLGTLDSPPRVIMVTSSLPGEGKSTFVCSLAGLMARSNPGKKIVVVDGDLRRSSVLKALAVPATGGTIDEYLSGAKPLQEVVGQETASGLYYIPARPDTPNSAEILDSHAMQQFVRSLAESFDLVFIDTPPLMAVSDARLTAKIADYVIFLVQWEQTARELAVNSLKLLGDAHRQVGVVLSQVNVRRHSRYGYGDYGYYYSKYRDYYTR, encoded by the coding sequence ATGGCCCCCGACACGACCCTTCCGCCTTCATCGCCGTCGCGCGCCAGCATGGCTGCTGGCGCCGACCCGTCGGCCCGGGAACCGCGCGGCCCGGTCCTGGCGGGCACGCGCACCGATGTGCGCGAGATGCTGCGGATGCTCAATCGCCGCAAATGGCATCTGACGGGGGTGACGGCACTGGTCTGTGCGCTCGCGGCGCTGGTGCTGTTACAGATCACGCCGCAGTACCGCGCCACGGCGCTGGTGATGCTCGACACCCGCAAGGCGAAGGTCACCAACACGGCGGACGTGCTGAGCGGCCTGTCGGTCGACGTTGCCGCTGTTCAGACCGAGATCGAAGTATTGCGCTCAGCCACCCTGCTCGGCCATGTCGTCGACAAATTGCGACTGGACCTGGATCGTGAGTATGGCGCGGCTCCTCCCGGTACGCTCTCGCTCGTGACAGGTCAGGTTCGCGCGCTCTATGACGGTCTGGTCGGCGCGCCGGCAAGTCCGAATCGGGTCCAGTCCGAGGACAATACGCCCCGTGCCCGCGCCATCGCCGCCCTGACCCGCAAAGTGCAGATTGCGACTCGCGGCCGCTCGTATGTGATCTCCGTGTCGCTCGATTCGGCCGAGGCGGCCAAGGCCAGGCGCATCGTCGATGCGATCGCCGATTTCTATCTCGTCGACCAGCTCCAGGCCAAGCTCGACGCCAACAGGCGTGCCACCGAGTTCTTCAACGAGCGGCTGGACGAGCTCAGGCGCAACGTCGAGGCGTCGGAACGCGCCATCGCCAATTTCCGCGAGAGGCACGGCCTGACCATCGGCAAGGAAGCGACGGTGACCAGCCAGTCGCTGTCGGAACTCAACTCCCAGCTCATCCAGGCGCGTGCCCAGCGCGCCGACCGCGAATCGCGGCTGATCGCGCTGGAGCAGGCGGCACGCGATCCCAGGACCCTGGGCGGTGTCACCGAGGTGCTGGCCAATCCGCTGGTCGGCTCGCTGCGCGCGCAGGAGGCCGAGGTCGCCCGCCGCATCGGCGACCTCAACCAGCGCTACGGCGACAGCCATCCCAGGCTGCTGCAGGCGCGGGCGGAGCAGGGCCAGATCCAGGCGCGCATCGGCGCCGAGGTCGCCAAGATCATCTCCAGCGTGCGCGGCGACGCCGAGGCGGCGCGGGCCAAGGTCAAGGAACTCGAGGAGCAGGTCGCCCAGCTCGAGCGCCAGGCCGGCGGCTTGGGCCAGCACGAGGTCGAACTGCGCCAGCTCGAGCGCGAAGCCCAGTCCACCCGTTCCGTCTACGAGGATTTCCTCAAGCGCTCCAAGGAGCTGCGCGAGCAGCAGGACATCCAGCAGCCCGACGCCCGCATCCTGTCGGCGGCGGTGGTGCCGCCGGGCATTGTCTATCCGCGCTACGCGCTGACCATGGCGCTGGCCCTGGCCGTCGGGCTGGTGCTGGGCGTGGCCCTGATCGCCCTCATGGAACGCTTGGACGGCGGTTTCCGCACCGGCGAGCAGATCGAGCGCCTCACCGGCCGGCCGCTGATCGGCATGATCCCGGCCCTGTCGCGACTCACCCTCGGCAAGCTGTTGCCGGCGGCCTTCGCCATCGACAAGCCGTCGTCCGCCTATGCCGAATCCCTGCGCTCGGCCTACACCGCCATCACCCTCGGCACGCTCGACAGTCCGCCCAGGGTGATCATGGTGACGTCGTCGCTGCCGGGCGAGGGCAAGTCGACCTTCGTCTGCTCGCTGGCCGGCCTGATGGCGCGCTCCAATCCGGGCAAGAAGATCGTGGTCGTCGACGGCGATCTCCGACGTTCGTCGGTCCTCAAGGCCCTGGCCGTCCCGGCGACCGGCGGCACGATCGACGAATACCTGTCCGGCGCCAAGCCGCTGCAGGAGGTCGTCGGCCAGGAGACGGCGAGCGGGCTTTACTACATCCCGGCGCGCCCCGATACGCCCAACTCGGCCGAGATCCTCGACTCCCACGCCATGCAGCAGTTCGTGCGCTCGCTGGCGGAGAGCTTCGACCTGGTGTTCATCGACACGCCGCCCTTGATGGCCGTTTCCGATGCACGCCTGACAGCGAAGATCGCCGACTACGTCATCTTCCTCGTGCAATGGGAGCAGACGGCGCGGGAACTCGCCGTCAACTCGCTGAAGCTGCTGGGCGACGCCCACCGGCAGGTCGGCGTGGTGCTGTCGCAGGTCAACGTGCGCCGCCATTCGCGCTACGGCTACGGCGACTATGGCTACTACTACTCCAAGTACCGCGACTACTACACCAGGTGA